The Pungitius pungitius chromosome 4, fPunPun2.1, whole genome shotgun sequence nucleotide sequence TTAAGCTGTACAGATCACACAGTGGAACACTTGGAAAGGACATGTGGATCTTTTGAGACAACTGTGATGAACAGGTAATCAACAAGTAGTTTGGGAATGTGGTCGATCAGGGGTTCAAATTACATTCGAACTGCGACCAAAATTGTGGGGACCGACAAGAGATATTTGCACAACTATTAAGTCGGAAACAAGACATTATTATAAAATGGACTGAATGACAAGATGCCTCTTGTACTGTTATAGTGACACTAATAATTGTGCAGTATCGTGGGTAGGTTTGGATATTTGCAGACAATCATGATGTGGTCTGTGcatctttccccttttcaagAACGAAAATACAAATTGGTCTGTCATCAGCTTGGTGTTCTTCCCCTTTTCTACTGTGGTCAgcatacttacttacttacagCATACTCAGCATACTACTTTATTTTATGTCCAAGTGTGATTTTTCAGACAACTGATGTGGTTGCCCACAGAAAGTCTACAGTTCTACGAGGTCTACCTTTCATTGTGAGGAGCCGGACCGCTTCATGAAGAACTGTCTGCTAAGACTAATGTGgcaatgttttagtttttaaaatgtgcatacAAATTGTATTGAAAAAATGGGAACTTTAAAAAGGGGGGAGATTGTTCATTATACTTTCTGTATGCTTGTTTTTCTGTAAAGGACCCAGGAGAATCTTGTATCCAGGGAGAACGTCACCTTTGTGGTTGAAGGTGACGATGGAACGGTCCGCTCAAGTCCAACAACAAGCATCACCCTGGTTATTGAGCAACGGATTGTGTATGATGTATGCAACGTCCTAACAGCATTGCCCATTTGGTGGGCTCATCTATGCTCTGTTTGTTTTGACTAAATGCCAGTATGTGTTGACCAAATCTGGTCAAAAAGATTTGTAAAGTACAGTTTGCAGTTGTCTTGTTACAAACAATACAATgcagttgtttttgttcctgtaaaaaaaaagccacatacTGTTTTTTGGTATATAATTTTTCTTGGTCAGTTCATATAATATTTAGACAGATGTAGTTACTACGAGTGAAGACTTTTATAGATAATTATTAGTTATGAGAAAACCAACTATTACAGAAGCTATCAGGTTGTTCCTGATTTGTTTCCAATTTGCTTTTTGAATTCTGAAATCCAATTGTATTGTTTTGCAAGCAGATGTTTACTTGTTATTAAACAGTTCAAGTTTAAATATGTTTgctgttcttttgagttttccAGCCAAAGCagggttaaattaaaaaatggagGCAGCGTGGCAAATGATTTTGAGTAGACTCAGCAATTTCAGAAGTTGAGAAAACTGAAAATAGTTAAACAATCAGCTGCAAAGCTATTTTGAGTACACTCAACATAAAATGTTCAGTGCTGTTGATGGATggtttcaatttaaaaacacacaatttcaaGTTCCTGAACTGAACTCAAGTACCTGagtagagaaaaaaacaacatgcaccTGGTACGTGTCTTCTGTCTATCTGTGTGAGAGATGCAAATTGATGGACCATGGTGAATgcaatttgtctttttgtacaggtaaacaatatatataatggatatgtgtttgtgtcactctTGGACACAAACAGGCgtttccgttttttttgctaaCTTAAACTGACAAGCTGCTGCGTGTCGCTTCATGTTAATTCCCCATTTTTCCTATAAATTTGCATGATTTCTTCTGCATTGcattgtagtgtgtgtttgtggttataGATCCCGTCAAACCAGTCTGACATGACAAAATGCTTCTCTTGTTTCAACAGCACACCACAGTTGTTCAAAGCACCCTTCACACTTCCCTGAAGCTCTTGTGCAGTCTGAACTTGCTGAGTACTGTATGCTCGTCTTCAGTGTCAAAGCATGAAAAACCACAAATGTTTCTTGGTTTTGGTTTTTTGAACTTGTTGAaaaacatgatgatgaggagtTCAACTAAAACATTAGAACCACTGTAACATGGAACCTATAAGTAAGGTGAATTTAACATTAAAACTTCAGATTGGGACATATTTTGGTCATATTTGAAAACATTGCTCCTGTTGATATAAGGACCACCACAGACATTCCACACGGAAAGAGTAACGATCAGAATACAGGCAGTCTCTCGTGAAGACACGCAGAAACACGTCAGGTGGGCGGATGAAGAATGCGTTTGTACCGCGGCGGTGATTGGCGGTGAGCGCTGTCACTCATCCAGAGAGCGACGAGCGCACCCATTGGGCGCAAACCAGTCTAGTTTCGATGAAAATTGCCTCCAGGTGGCTCGAgtttccttttacattttagaGATCATTACTTACCACACTAAGAAGAACACGCGTGTCTggtagagaaaagaaaagcgtTGGCGATGGAGAGGAGAATTTCTCCCTGGATCCTGCTGTCTCTCGGTGAGTTTACGCGCTAGAATCCATTTGCATTGCGTCGTGTAAAGCGGCCACACCTGTTGACGCACCTACAGGTATTCTAACACTGAGTCGGCCCAAGCCACCTGCAACGCGGGACGCCTTTCAAGAGAGCTTAACCCATTTTAGAAACTTTGATTTTACCAAAATATCAGCTCTTGAAATCCGTTggtgtttctttaaaaataaaatataaagggTGATAATCAAATACTTAAGCAGTTTGTTGAGCTCGAGACAACCCCCCCAAATAgcctatttaatttaattgcgTCCGAGGTAGAGAAATCCACAAAATGTTGAAATCTGTTGAAACAGGAAcatgtgtattttgttttactcatcaaatgctttttttctgccCATACTAATCGTTTCAGAACTAAACGAAACCGATTTGTCTTTATGTGCCGTACTTCATGTGAGTGACAGGGTGGGGTAAGACCCTGGTTACTTCTTTAGACACCTGTTACATGGGCCTAAAATCATATTGTGATTAACTCATCTAATTTCCCAATATTAATCTGAAATTATACAAATTCTGTCTTTGCAATCCTCCATGTTGTTAAATCAAATGATTGTCTTAATGTAAATACTTTGTTTGTATGCATGCATGGCTGGAGGTATTAGAAAATATtagtttgtttctgtgtgagtAATTATCTAATTTTGGTGGCACATCGCTAAAGCAATATTGTTGTGCACTGTTTTTTTACCCAAATGGTGAAAATGGATATTCTGCTTTCTGTGCCAGTGCTGTCAGGTGTTGATGCCATCAATGTGAACATCCCGCAAAAGTTATACGAGTTTGCCAGAGGTGATAACATCACACTGCCGTGCAAATTTGTACCCAAAGCTCCCTTGACATCCCAGTTCGTCGTCATCTCATGGTATGGTGATGCTCCGGGCATGGACCCTGATGAGGTCAGTCTTTATGGCGTGTGTGCATGATTTCCTGTAATCTATCAAAGATAACAActgtatttttttccactttttaatGTTCCTCCGATGCTCCTGTCGTCTAACAGACCCTCATCCTCACTTATTATTCTTCTGGTGATCAAACCGACATCAAACCGCTGTATGAAGGCCGGGTGTCCGTGGATGTCAATATTGCTACAGGAAAGGCCGACCTGAAACTTTCCTCCATCCAGCTAGACGACAACAAAGAGTTTAGGTGTCAGGTCCAGATTCCAAAGGATGACGTTGGCAAGTTGGCCGCCACCACGACCCTGGTGGTGCTAGGTAACTTTTCATCTGTTTTCAAAGAAGTCTTCTGCGGTTCAAAAGTAGATGAAAAGAGTTGGCATTGCATATTGTTTCTAGTTTCCGCATATGTATGAATGTAGAGTATTATTACTATTTGAGACTTTAAAGCTAGTTAGTCAAAAATGGGAGTGGTTCTTAGCAGGGGTGCTATAAGCTGGGGGTAGGAAGTGGGCTCGATTAGCCATTGTGGGTGGTGTGTGCCATTGCAAGGTGGTCTCTATTCTGCAATACCTggtggtataaaaaaaaactcccattcTCAATTATATAACCTCAATTATATAACCTATTTGTGTCCTCACCAAGAACATCTTTTATGActatatgtattttttctcatttcctttttcataATTTCAAAATTCTTCACTGAGATTTGAATGGACCCCTCTCACCTTTTTTGTTATTAGTGGCTCCATCTACACCCATGTGTGCGATCAAGGGAAATGCAGAATATGGAGAGAACATCAACCTGACCTGTTTGTCTGCGGAAGGCTCCCCGCCACCCATTTACACGTGGAAAAGTCTAGATGTCCTGAACAATCCTCGCCAACCCGACCCAAGAACCACCGATAGTAAGTTTCACTTTCTGTGGGGGGCGACCGATCCTGCGAACGTTTAACTTTACCATTAATGCTGTCAACACGTCCGGCAGCCTAATTCTGGCCTTAAAAATAAGATATCCGCTCCATGTTCTCCAATAAAAGCTCCTTCAAAATACAGAGATTTTCAAAGTATCGACAGTGTTCTTATTGCCTACTCTCATCAAAGTAATTAGACATGTAAAGTTCATATATATTCATGAAATCTGACATGTTGATTCTTTGAAATGTATGAATTAACATCATTTGATATTAACACGTCACAATTGCCGGACTAGGCAAACGCTAGTGTGTTATAAACGAAATGTGGCCCCCTCTTGTGAACAAACATGTATCGCTGACACTGTATTGAAGATTTGTCACCTtgagtgatgtgtgtgtgacctttttCTTTGTCATGTAGAGGGAGGCATCCTGTCTCTATACAACATCTCCAAAGAGACATCGGGATACTACACGTGCACCTCAACAAACAAGATCCGCTCCGCCAGCTGCAACATCACCCTCTCAGTCCTGCCACGTGAGATGAAGCCACTTTTCACAAACTTTCTGGGAATGTTGAATTCCCCATGAATGCATCTTTACAACAATGCAAAGTGCCTGACCATATCTTCCTTTTTGTCAATCTTGCAGCTTCCATGAAAATTGGCTCCACTGGAGCAATCATAGCTGGTGTCGCCGCCCTGTTGATCGTAGTCATCATCGTCATCTGTTGCTGCTACTGCCGCCGCCGCAAGAAGaagtttgaggaggaggaacttGCCATGGGGTAAAGTTTGCCCCCATTAAAGACACACtggccaaatgaaaaaaatgttaactgcgggggggggaagagagacatTTGAAATGGCCCATTGATGAGGCTGAATTAGGAGGCGACCAAACGTATCATGTTTTTCAGGCACTAACTGTTAGTGCAACATGTTTAATGTGGGAAGATAAAGTCAAAGTAATTTTCATTCCTGTGATGCTTTTACGCCCTCTTTGTGAATGTAAATGAATCACCGGGACCGACCCCTCCAACAATACTTCATTGCAGCCAACTTGATCATACATAAGTTGCAGATAAATACTACACATGAATACGCTCAAAATTCTTCACTGAGATTTGAATGGACCCCTCTCACCTTTTTTGTTATTAGTGGCTCCATCTACACCCATGTGTGCGATCAAGGGAAATGCAGAATATTGAGAGAACATCAATCTGACCTGTTATATATTTGCATGAATTCTTTGAATCACATTTTCCAAACAAATTCAAAAGCTCGACCCCCACCTTGCAGTTTAGGAAGATGACATCAACATTTAATTTACCAACCGAAACAAGGCGGACTGCACTTTTAAGGCAATCATGTAATCAATGTAACTCTGACCGACTGTTGTTCACTATCCAGAGATCGTAAGGAAGAGTACACCGATAAAAAGCCGGATAAAAATGGTGTGACTCGGATTGACGATGGACAAGAGGACGACCGGGTTCATGATGACTCCAGTATGAGGCGCCCTGTAAGCAGTGACCGCCGCGAGGAACGGAGTGAGCGCGACTACGACGACCGGCGCAGCGACTACGACGACCGGCGCAGCGACTACGACGACCGCCGCAGCGACTACGACGACCGCCGCAGCGACTACGACGACAGGCGCGAGAGGCCTGGTGACCGCAACGAGCGCTACGACGACCGCCGCTACGACGACCGCCGCTACGATGACCGCAAGGACCGTCGCGTTGATCATGACGACGACCGCTATGATGAACCCTACGACAAACGTGATTTCGACAGACCGGCCGTGCCAGCCAACAAGCCACCGAAGAAGGACTACCGCGACTAAGGACGCCTACTTGAGTCAACCATCTCCTCTTAAGTCCATTCACTCCAATCACCGTTACCTCCCACTTGGGGTGTGTGAACTTTTATTTTGCCTCTCGGATTCTGTCGCGACGTGATTGGCTAGAAAACTAACTGTACCAGAATGAAGGAGCCTaaactgttgtttttcctctaacAATTTGGTGAGTCAAACCGTTTGTGGGAGAATTAGCGGAGGAATGGTGACCACAAAGCCCATCTGATCCATTTTGTTACAGGTACGGGTCACCAGTCACATGCTCAGTTAAGCGCTCCGATCTACACCGTGCCCAGGGAAAGATAGGTATCTTTTGTTGCGTACTCGCGTCATACAAATAACAGAAACTGGGCAAACATTTCACACACCGCcagaattaaaaacaaaacaattgtgATTTCGAGATTAGGTGGCGTTTTATCTTTTGAACTTGattagttgttttgtttgacttgttttgctggtggtgttttaaaaaaattgtaATTCTTTTTTGGAAGATACCTACACAATAGAGAAAAGGTATACCATTTTACGTAAGGCTTTGTGGGATTATTTCAGTTTGACTTCTATACTCACCTGTTTCTATAAACATTGACagcttttaatttcatttttttttttaaattagcttCCACTTATTGTGTGACTTGATCGTCACAACGTCCCTCTTTTGTTCTTTAAAGTACATAAAAATTATTCAAGACTTCTAACATATATAACCACCTTTTGCCATGTTACtgtcaaatgttctttttttaaagtttgaattattttatagttttctgttgaattggaATTAAGATGTACAAATGCAATTATATTAATGTCAACAGTCACATTCAttggcatttgtgtttttataatcTGCTTTAAGAATAatgcagaaataaaatgaattaaagctGCGTTGGATGGGTCCTCGTTACTCCTtacacgtcggggcactggccggatGGTTACAAATGCAGCCGAGGAACCCTGTGGCTGTTGGACGAAGCGTTTGCAAGTCAGTGGTCATTAACcgcgtggagcaacgccaggaatgccgctttgcaaactttatctttgacattatcatggtcttaggcctttatGTCAACAtgtaaccaggagcttctgatgacaactaaagcctctcagaataccataaaTGAGcaaatttccttcaatatctcaatcaccagactacattttgtcattttcagattagatttaaaaggaaacaatcaatactttcatgaccattccactttaggcagagagtacacatccccaaggtgacacttgggaaaaaccaggacattctgatgtaccatcccaaaataaaaacctCAAAATACCATTGATGATtcatgattaaatgcagcgccccctaatctttAGGGGTTTAATGTTTAtacatcctgcaattttggtgagggcaagCCAAGcgatttggaagttataaatcttggcAGATTAaaccacaccccttgcaaagttcattaaccgtaatatcttcttaaaaccataagaggttagaaatgatcatatggatgtttaaagggtgagaagttcatgctatatgagaaatatggagcagattagataaagtatggtcaaacaattaaaacagttaaaacaacttcaacgttcaTGGCGAAaggtggttttaaaaaaaaatgctccctacacacatagtttggaaattcttccggcaaaatgcaatttttagagcctaaggtctcaagatcacactgcggttttaatccctgggaggagtttggtcttttaaaAGAGTACGAAATCATGAAttaggccaaaaacaggccaaaaatgCAGATTTTCAACTATTAattgcagcgccccctattcaaaaattatgaaagaaTTAGGGTGTATTCAGGTTCATTGACATTGAATTATatcatgctataattttggtgagggcaggcgaAGACaattggaagttaaaaatcttgccagattaagccacaccccttgcaaagtttaCTAGCCCATACATActcattaaaacaatgagttatcagcactattctgatatatcaagggcacattgaaccaataatgatccaccgaaggtttcgtgacaatccaGCGTATAGGAGAAACtgctaaaaatgtgtttttcacaaaattctaaatagcggaaaatctagttaggtgcatttgcataccatgattgacttttttgtagagcatgtcgaagaagacctgtgtgccaactttcaagttgatcggacatcgggggcggaaactggcctagtgtggtctttttgaaatttctagagggcgctatagagacatctcttcatacccaaacgtgagacccaaaaattatcacattttttaacagtccagatatccacgccaaatttaacaactttttgaatctGATAAAGGCCACAAAAAGGCCTGCGGTTCTGGaggaatattaataataataataataattccttgaaatacaataggttcctctacgactagtcgtagcgaggaccctaataaaacCGCTTCTCACAACTGTATGAATCCTCAACACTAGATGGCAACTTTACACCTATCAAACATGAGACGAATGTCTCATGGTCACATTGCATTCATACCACACATGAGTGCCTGATCTACATCTTATCCTGAAAATTGATGggctaactcagttagccaCGTTTGAGGAACAGCTGCCCAGaacaaaatgtatcaaaatCCTTTGTCATAAATCATAAATTATGTATGATTGAACCCTGAGTATGATTACACTTAGTTTGGTTGCATGTCAGAATTGTTGAAGAAATTAATTGACTCGAGAAGGAAGAGCCCAAGAACTTGATTGACATGGGTAACCCGCCTAAAACAACAATGCGACAAAAGACCATTACAAAAACAGTCCTTCCGATATGTGAGTATTTTACTATCTCAAAAACACTATAGTGATTTACTTTACCAGAATTCAATTCATTACTATTTACATCACTATATAAAAACGTTCGGCGACAAAAAATGCTGTTATTCTGAAAACCATCACCGGAAGTCTTGAGTTTTATTCTGACAACCTCGAAGGTGGTCCCCGGTCCCGCAGCCCGCTGCCCCATCCCTCGCGCCGTTGGACCGTTATCTCTGCCACTCACACGTTGCGTGTCCGCGCGTGAGTCCGAAACGTCGCCCAGGGATGCGACGTGCGACCAGAGGAGACGCAGCTCACCGGAGGACATCACTGGCGTGGGAAATGTTTCTGGCTCCGAAGTGGTGGATTTGTGTCGCCTGTCTGTCGggtaagaggaggagagagcggcgGTGTAACAGGTTGTTTCGCTCCGTGGTAACGGGTCTTCACATCGACGTTACCACCGAGCAAGAGTCACTTTAACTCGGCGAACGTTAAGAAACGTTACACCGATGCGTTCACGGTCGGTGCACAATAATCCGGCATAGAGACACAAAAGCCTTTGTGCTGTTACTCGGTCATGTGTGAGGCTTTGGTGGGTCACGGATTAGAAGGTCCAGCTTCTGACGGATTTACCTCAGATTTAAATTAGGACTCTATGACAAGTTACTACATTATATGACTGCTAGTTGATCAAAATATCTTAAAAAGCACATCAGGACAATGTGGGAGTGTCACTAACGATGCCTTTGTGTTGTTGATTTGTTCCCAAAAGAGTATGGTATATGTCCAAAAACGTTAATTAAACTTTAATAATGATATAATATACAATACAATGGTAGGGTAAACACTGATACACATAATCAGAGCTGGTTTgaacaaaatacagaaaagtaAAAGCACATGCAGTAGTAAAGTGATGGTATTGCAAAAAGCAATAATGTGGTTAAATATAATtttaattaacaacaaacaactgcaAGCATTTGATAATCATCATTTTCATATTGTTAAGAGTGTATAAAGGTTTTACTACAGTAAGAAATACTGCAGTATTGGGCTATAGGCATGCTACATCCCTCGATAATGGTTTTCTGTTAGCAGTCTCCACTGTCGCCAACGTCTGATGACAAATCAGTGAAACAGTCCAGATACGAATGCACAAAGTTTGATGAAATTATTTTCCTTGAGGAGAGCGTATCTTTGACTTCTGAGAAGTAGAAGAAATAAAGCCAGGAGGTTGGTCTTTCTTGGGATCACAGGCCGACGGGACGATCCGGGCTTTATTGGTTTTCAGTTCTCATTTTTTCCATGTTAATGCAGAAGAATCAATACTTTAATACCACATTACAGTCTCAAACAGCAAAACATTATTACAATCGTAGCTATTTGagcccccttcctcctcctcctcctcctgctcctccttccttcattttctcctccGTAGGTGGCTTCCTCTGAAAACCAATAAAGCTCGGATCGTCCCGTGGCCCTGTGATCCCAGGAAAGACCAACCTCCTGGCTTTCTTTCTTCTACTTCTCAGAAGTCAGAGATACGCTCTCCTCAAGGAATTCATGTTTGAGCCAGTTGGATTCTTCTTGGTCTGAATTGGCTCAatattttccccccaaaatccaCCCCGCTCCAGCCAAACCTTTACTGTGGAACCAACATGGCCTCAAGTGCCTCCCAGAAGCCTTTAGATGTATGCACACTTACAGATTACTATTTGTCACtggaaataaaagttaaaataaaagtaGTTGGAAATTGGAAGTTGGAAATAAAAACTATAAGGCAAGCAGTGAACTAAGGTATCATGtggctttaaatatttaaacagtacattttacagttttcaaaatgtacacagTATAAAAACTGACCTCACAGAAATTAGCTGAATCAGCAAACATCTGGATAGGGCAATTCTGGTTTGCTTTCAAATCTGAGTGCTTCATTAGTTATTCTGTTTTCACTGTGAAAACTGTGTGTAGATGGTGTTTAGTTGTAAGACCCCGCGTTTGGTATTTTGCACTAAGAAGGTTACTCTTGGGGTTACTACTGCTTTGTGAATGAATTATCGATCGAGTTGCTGGAAACTCTGCTAATTCATGTGATGTTTTAGTCTTTGTGAGGTCCTGCAGATGAATAAGGCAACTTGGTGAACACTGAGCTTGATGAAGCTTGTTGCCGTTTTTGATGAAATGTATCACTTCTTTAAAAACAGGGGCGGAGGTTTAGTTAGCTTCAGAAAGATAACGTCTCTGACTCATCCCTGCTCACTGGTCCAGCTGAGCCTCACCTCCCACGCTGTGCCTGACAGCACGGACAGATGTTtctgggtgtgtgcgtgtgtgtgttagtaggGGTTCTCACATGGTCATCGCTGTagtgtgtgttgatgttgagCCACCGAGCAGGAGCTCCTGGTCAGCATGTGACTGAGAGTCGACTCACGCTTAGATTTGAAGAAAGCAgctcaaagaccccccccctctcccaccccacccctcgatttgtttttttattcctaaCTGGCCAAACTGACCGATGAGACATTTCATTGCGGTCCAAAAGCGAATAAAGACATGCAAGTGTTGGAGAATGTTATGTTATAATATTTGTACTGGATCTGACTTAAAAGGGGAGGCAATGCTCTCCATGAtgcagtgaggggggggtgttgatttttcaaaacttttgtaAGGTGTCCAAACCAGAAGTCGCGTCTCCACGGCCTCTGAATCACTGTGTGCTTTAGTCAGCTGTCCTAGTCCTTAACCCCCGTCATTACTCACTCCCAGTTATTACTTAAACCTCTTTAGGCTGTCATATGAGTTTTTGTGTGAGCCAGCACTTTTCACAGACTGCCCCCaccccaaaaacaacaaagttggCACCATCAGAAATAGGTCTATCTAACGATAGCCGAGGAAAGCCATACACGATTCATAAGATGTGTTCCTTTTTTCATGTAATAATTAATCATTTACACCTACTTATCTCCCCCTGCCTGTGCCTTCTtatgtcctcctccttctccgcaCACAGGTGTCCTCCTCCCCCGCTGCTCCGGGGTCAACGTGTTCGTGAGGGATGAGAAGAAGTATTCGGTGCTGTTCCAGTCGGTGGTCCTGCCGTGTCAGTACAACAGCGTGTCCACCCAGACGCCCGTGGTGCAGTGGGTCTACAAGTCGTACTGCCGGGACCGCACTCGGGATTCGTTCAACTTCCCTGACAGCTTGAGCGGAGGCCAGGTGGGCGGCGGCCCCACAGGTGGAGCAAGAGGAGCAGTTGGAGGGTACGAGACGGGGATGGCGGCGAACTACCTGGACTGCGCCGACAGCAGCCGGACGGTCCGAACCGTGGCCTCCATGTCGGGTCCCTCAATCACACTGTCAGAGTACTACAAAAGCAGAGACATCTCCATCACCAACAGTAAGAATCTCATGGTGGattgatgtttttaatctttttaaatcACACTTTATTTGCGCTAAAAGCCAGGCTTTTTGCTCACCAGATTTAGATGGATTTTCACTTCATCTGTTCATCTGCCACGAGGGGGTGGGTGAAGCTGCACACATGCAGAAGATTAGAGGACGAAAGCAGGAGACTTTACTGAAATCCTTCAGGTTAAATGACACGGCACTAGTA carries:
- the gpa33a gene encoding glycoprotein A33 (transmembrane), paralog a; the protein is MERRISPWILLSLVLSGVDAINVNIPQKLYEFARGDNITLPCKFVPKAPLTSQFVVISWYGDAPGMDPDETLILTYYSSGDQTDIKPLYEGRVSVDVNIATGKADLKLSSIQLDDNKEFRCQVQIPKDDVGKLAATTTLVVLVAPSTPMCAIKGNAEYGENINLTCLSAEGSPPPIYTWKSLDVLNNPRQPDPRTTDKGGILSLYNISKETSGYYTCTSTNKIRSASCNITLSVLPPSMKIGSTGAIIAGVAALLIVVIIVICCCYCRRRKKKFEEEELAMGDRKEEYTDKKPDKNGVTRIDDGQEDDRVHDDSSMRRPVSSDRREERSERDYDDRRSDYDDRRSDYDDRRSDYDDRRSDYDDRRERPGDRNERYDDRRYDDRRYDDRKDRRVDHDDDRYDEPYDKRDFDRPAVPANKPPKKDYRD